Part of the Oncorhynchus nerka isolate Pitt River linkage group LG14, Oner_Uvic_2.0, whole genome shotgun sequence genome is shown below.
AATATAGAACATATTGTATTATAAACTCTACTTCCTTCCTATGAAGGAATACTCCTGACGGTATGTAAATAGTTTTTTGATCATAAAAAAAGTGCCATGTATGTAAAACGTGTGTAAACTGTATATGTAGCCTAACAAAAAAGAGCATCAAACACAGGGGGATatgcaacaaaaaaacacactAAAAACCACACTAAAAACCACACTAAAAACCACACTAAACAGCAGAATTGGTCAGGAACTAGTAAAACGGCCGCTATCTAATCCACCACCATTCAATgcccattcattataatccacctgtcctgttgctgtaggattattttcctgctgtagcaaactggctcaaattaagatttgACATCTGTGTATTGGCTATAAAGTGCAGGGATCCTTTGTGGCCATGCATTACAGTGAGATACATATGTGATTATTTCTATTATGGGTTGCATTGTTTAGGCATATCTTCACCATGTATAATGGTGATTTGTGGATTATGTTTTATACTACACATCATATGTTAGGCACGCCAGATTGTGAACATTGACTACAGGTATTGTCATTTCTCCATAGCCAATTTCCCTGTGGAGGAGATCAGCGCTTTATTGAACTCAACTGACGGATGTATTCAAATTCCTGGAGTTGATATAGAAGCTCTAATGACTCGGCAAGTGATAATGAGTACAGTAGATAACAGACACACATTATCAATATATTATATCATAAATATATCCTCATGTAAATACAATGTGGCTTTTATTTaggattataaactgggtggttcgagccctgaatgctgattggcccaacagccgtggtatattagaccgtataccacgggtatgacaaatgTATTTTTACTTATCTAATTAcatttggtaaccagtttataatagtaataaggcactggggtttgtggtatatggccaatataccacggctaagggctgtatccaggcactctgcattgcatcgtgcataagaacaggcCATATAAACCACCCCCCCCCATTGCTTATTGCTTAAAAACATACTGTGTGATACATACATTTGAATTTCCAGACATGCCTATTACTTCATTGGGATCGGTTGTGCTGTGTTCCTGCTGGGGACCTTTCAGGTGATGTTGTTCTTGTTGACAGCCACCAAACAGACCAAACGGATCCGGGAGAAATACTTCCATGCCATCCTCCACCAACAGATGTCCTGGTTTGATACACACCAGATAGGAGTTCTCAACGTCAGGTTAACAGAGTAAGTTTGATACATTGGATGAATGATTGTGACAGTGTCATATTTTAGCATATATGATCACATTGAGCAACTACAGATTGTTTCAATAATGTAAATTATTATAATATAAATAATTTAATACTTTTACTTTCTACAGTGACATCAACACAATCAACGAAGGCCTTGGAGACAAGATCTGTGTGTTCGTGCAGTTCTTCTGCACCTTCTTGTCAGGGTTCATCATTGGTTTCATCTTCGGCTGGAAGCTAACCCTCGTCATCCTGGCCGTCAGTCCTCTCCTGGCAGGATCAGCTGCTGTCTGGTCCAAAGTAAGACTACCAATGATCTGCAAAGACAAACgcttcatcccaaatggtaccctatttcctatatagtgcactacttgaaaGTAatagactatatagggaataaggtgccatattGTTTTCATATGTGTCACTAAACAGTGGTTGCATCCCTACTCTTGTGCCCAATCCCAAATCCAGCCCTAGTTTATACTTATCCAATCCTCTCAGTTTTCCACAATCACGTTTCTTTTATAAAGACATTTTTACATCAGCATTGTAAGTTTGTATTTGATTTCAGATACTTGCCACCCTGACCAGTAAGGAGCTGTCTGCCTATGCCAAAGCAGGGGCGGTAGCTGAAGAGATACTGGTGGCTATCAGGACAGTTGTGGCTTTCAATGGACAGAAGAAAGCTGTGGAAAGGTTAGTCAGTTATTAACTAATTCATGTGTTGCATAAAACAGTGGATCTTTCCATAATTATTAATATGATCTACCAAAATCAAGACACATTCCCCTATTTAGGCATGTCTTCTATATATTTTAGGTATGAAAGAAACTTGGAGGATGCTAAAAACTTTGGAATAAAGAAAGCCATCACCACTAACGTGTCCATGGGCTTCACCCAGTTTGTCATATTTGGGACGTACGCCTTGGCTTTCTGGTACGGGACCAAGCTCTCTGTAGACGAGCCTGAAAACTACACCATTGGAAAAACCATTACAGTAAGCTTTTATGGAAGATTTTAAGTAAGAATTTACTATTTTCCAATAGATGCATTTACATTTTATTGTGAAGAGGCCTCTGCAATGTCTTCACACCTGTTACTCTGTCtgatattaataatattaatataaTTCCTTTCTTCATTACATTCTTTGTTGCTGCTATTTTTAGGTCTTCTTCTCAGTGATGATTGGGGCGTTCTCTTTGGGCCAGGGTGCGCCTAACTTGGAAGCCATCGCCAAAGCCCGGGGTGCTGCCTATGAAGTCTACAATACCATTGACCAGGTACCGGAAGTAATCAGTTTAACGCCTGAATCACCATAGCACTGACTCCATGTGAACTCACTCAGAACAACATGATCTCAAGAACTCAAGTCGAATTTAGACATTTGTCCGTCTGCCGCGGTTGATGAGTTGATTTGTTTGTCATAGCCGCGGCCCATAGACAGCAGTTCAAAGGAAGGTCACAAACCAGACTGTGTGAAAGGAGACATTGAATTCAAGAACATCCACTTCAGCTACCCCTCCAGGAAAGATGTCAACGTAAGTAGTGGATTTGAATCGAACCAGATCCAGACACTAACCTGTCTCCAAATGATTTGAAAAATGCACAATAAGGAAGAAGCTAAGTTGAATTTTCAGTTTCCAGTTGGATTAGCAAAACCAAATGACAAGCCGTACAATTGTAAAATGACAggtaaaaatacatgttaaatACGTTGTGGGATGTGTTCCCTGTCGCTGTAGATTCTTCAAGGAGTGAATCTGACAGTGCCTCGTGGGAAGACCATCGCTCTGGTTGGAGCCAGTGGATGTGGGAAGAGCACCACCATTCAGCTACTGCAGCGCTTTTATGATCCCGACTCAGGAGAGGTATGAACAAATCTGATCAAGGTTTATTCAAAGTGTGTTTAAAGTGCATTTGATGAGCCCGTCCTCCAATAGCTCCACTCACCAGCCTCCAGTGAAGGACTCACATGCTTTATGATCCAACCTCAGGAGAGGTATGAACAAATCTGATCAAGGTTTATTCAAAGTGTGTTTAAAGTGCATTTGATGAGCCCGTCCTCCAATAGCTCCACTCACCAGCCTCCAGTGAAGGACTCACATGCTTTATGATCCAACCTCAGGAGAGGTATGCAGTACACGAGCGCATTGAAGTTCAAACACCTGACCCATAGTGCATACAGagactcacatgcacacacacgtgtAATGGACACACAAACATTCACTCACGTACACTCATTCCCAAGTTCTGGTTTATCAGGTTTAGTGTTGAATTCAGTTCAGTAAAAGTCAAATAGTATTGTAGTGCCCTCTGGTGGAATGTTGATATATCATTGGTCAGAAACGCTGTTTGTTTTGTTTGCATAGCTGAGGGTGGTAGGGGTGCTGAGgctgctgcagcaccccctgataaatcaaaataagaaataaataacaacaataataataataaacaacatTCCCATTTTTATTACTCCTGTATGAGCATAGAAAATACTTGTCAGTAAAGCAGAGACATTTGCAtgcctaatgaatatgaccctggtTTGTTGACAGATTACCCTGGATGGTCGGGACATCCGGACCCTGAATGTGAAGTGGCTGAGGGAGAATATGGGTATCGTCAGTCAGGAACCTGTGCTATTCGGAACAACCATTGCAGAAAACATCCGCTATGGCAGAGAGGATGCCACAGATGAGGACATCGAACGGGCCGTGAGGGAGGCCAACGCGTACGACTTCATCTCCAAACTCCCCGATGTACGTGGGGATAGTGACAAATGAGGACATACAATGGCTTCAGTGTTTCACATGTATTATACATTAAATGATCTATGGGTTACAAATGATTTGAAGTGAGTAGGACAGCAGATATTCTGTTGTTTCTATGGCGACTGTGTTGAattgaaatgtttaaaaaaaaatagttttgaaATTGTATACAGTGTAAGGAAATGGCCAAATAGTGATGATGTTATCCAAATGGACAAATTTAAAGATGATTATTTCATCTCCATCCCATTTCATGTGGCGTTAACAGAAGCTGAACACCATGGTGGGGGAGCGGGGAGCCCAGCTCAGTGGAGGACAGAAGCAGAGGATAGCTATCGcccgggccctggtcaaaaaccCCAAGATCCTCCTGCTGGACGAGGCCACCTCCGCCCTGGACACCCAGAGTGAGTCGGTCGTTCAGGCCGCTCTGGATAAGGTCAGTACCCTCCCTGAGGACCAGACCCATGGTTAAGGTTGTTCGCAAACCTGCTTTTGCGCAACCTAATAATAGCCTGATTCGATTTGTTTAACTGCAGCCTTGCAAGTTCACGTTTGCAGCAGTTGACAAACGTCAAGAATCAGAGTGAATCCATGAGATCCTGTTGGAATCCATCTCAGCGAAAATGAAGACGCAATGAAAAAAATGATTTGGAACAAATGATGGCAATATTGTCTCCTCCCATTCCCATAGGCCAGAGCGGGCCGCACCACAATAGTGATCGCCCACCGCCTGTCCACCATCAGAACTGCTGACGTGATCGCTGGCTTCAGCAACGGAGAGGTGGTGGAGCAGGGAACACACAGGGAACTCATGGCCAAGAAGGGGGTTTACTACTCTCTGGTCATGCAGCAGGTACTGTATCACGctcactgcatcccaaatggcaccctattccctttatagtgcactgcttttgaccaccAGGGCCCCAACTCTGCCTCAACAGTAGAATCAGCCAACGTCTAAATCATGTTGATCAGAGTCATATTTAGAGACGTATATCATCAGTATCAGAGCAATATACCTTATCAAGCCTGTGTCTATATGAATAATGATCAGTAATAAACAGGctctgtgtgtaacatgttcaAATCCACTATCACACCTTGTCTGTTGTTCAGAGTCAAGGGAAGCcagaggaagatgaagaggacCCTGTGGAAGAGGATAACCCTCCTAAATATGAGGATCTGGATTCTGTCCTATATGACTCATCTGACATGGATGAGCTGGAAGTGGGAAACGAGGAAGGAATAGAAAACGGCGGCTTTGAAAAGAACTCAATCAGCAGTGGCCGTGTGGAAATGAAGACGACCAGGAGGAAATCTAAGAAGTCCAAGAAGGACAAGAAGGTACTATTACATAGATAATCCTTTATGACGTCCTTTATGTGTTATATAGGAACATGGCTTTGTTATAGTGCTATTGCTAAACTATCATCATACCTATTATATAATGTATGGCATATAATGAATGGTGTATATAATGTATGGTTTATAATGTATGGTGAATATAATGAATGGTATATAATGTAAGGTTTATAATGTATGGTTGCATTcatttacatttgagttatttagcagaagctcttatctTGAGCGACTTACAGAAGCAattaggtttaagtgccttgctcaagggcatatcgacagatttttcacctagtcggctcggggattcgaacctgccaccctactgtatatagtgatAGTTCATTGTCATCAGAAATAAGATCTGTTACATCATGTTGGTCCTTGGTCATTTAGTTTTGTCATTGATGACTATGTTTGATGACAGAAGGAAAAGAAACCAGATGAAGCTCCAGACATCCCCTTCACCAGAATCCTGGCCTTGAACAAGCCCGAGTGGCCGTACATGTTGGTAGGAACCCTGTCTAGCTTGGTGGGGGGAGCCGTTTATCCCTGTGTCGCCATCATCTTCGCCAAGATCATTGGAGTAAGTGTTTCACAAGACCACCTCCTTGTGTTCATAATATGAAGCATTGTTAAATACTGCAGAGACTATTCACATTTCCTAGGTGTCTTCATTGAGTTTGATTTAAATGAGGTGGTCTTatttttccacattatttatttgaTGGTTGTTGGTTGGTGGGTTTTGGCTCTTATTTTCCAAAGCAGCCTTTTCATTTTCTGTTGTTATCTATTTTGGGGGGGTTTCTCTCCACCCTGTGACCTTCTCTAGGTGTTTTCCGAGGTTGACCCGGAAGTCAAACGACAGAAAACCATGATGTTTTCCCTGCTCTTCCTTCTCATCGGAGGAGTGGCTTTTGTCACCTACTTCCTAAAGGTTTTCTAATTTATAGATCTAaactgtgtccaaaatggcaacctatgccctatacagtgcactatctCAAACCTTTAATATGTTGTGGGTATGTCTGGTTGGGTACATTTCTGCTGTATGTTCTATGTTTCAGGGTTACATGTTTGGAAAATCAGGAGAGCTTCTTACCATGAGGCTGAGGAGGCAGGTATTCCATGCCATGATGAGACAGGTAGGACACACTGTCATGCGGGAACATATATACTTCAGCAATTGTACATCAATTTAAAAAGACTTACTTGTCATTGCTAATTTACTTTACTGTATTGATAATACCAGCAAAAGGACAATGCTGAAATGCCACGTTGTGGTGTTCTGCCTCAGAACCTTGCTAAAATGCATTCCTTACAGGAGATTGGATGGTTTGATGACAACAACAATGCAGTGGGAGTTCTAACCACCAGATTGGCCACAGATGCATCTCTGGTTAAAGGGGTAAAAGCACAATGCTCGGATTTACACGTTGAGATAGCGATCAAAATCGATCACATCAAGTCGACGTCAATTCAGAATCATTCTACTGTACAAATCTTGAAAAATGTCTGCCTGTACAtatgctgtacatttacagttGCGTTCTTTAGAGTTGCAATGTCTGATAATGGATGGAACCTacttgtttcctctctcctcaccaccaGGCGACTGGGTCTAGGTTGGGTCTGGCCACCAACACAGTCTGTGCTCTCACCATCGCCATTGTGGTGGCCTTCATCCACAGCTGGCAGCTCACCCTCCTCATCCTCGCCTGTGTGCCCTTCCTCATTGGAGCCAACTTCATTCAGATGAGGGCCATGGCAGGCCACGCCTCCAAAGACCAGGGTGCCCTGGAGCAGTCTGGGAAGGTTAACATCAACTTTCTATTTGCAATTGGGGGTTGCAAAATTCCGGTAATGTTTCCAAAATTCCCTGATTTTCTAGTAATCCCAGTTCTAGGTTTtccggaatcaggagggaataagcagaaaATCAGGGAAACCTTAAAACAGGATATCTGGATAAGCAGGGAATTTCAGGAAGGTTACTGCTATTATACAACCCTAATTGTGATGCACTGTGAGACAGTTATATCAGTGTGTGATACCATGTGTTCAAATAAAACCTTAATGAATCTTTATTCATCTTCTGTAGATATCTACAGAGACCGTTGAAAACTTCAAGACAGTTGTTGGATTGACACGGGAGGACGTCTTCTTTCACAAGTTCATGGACAGTCTAGAAAGACCATACCAGTAAGAGTACAGTTATTCACTTTGTTATAGACTCAGCTTTTGGATTGTTTGACCTTATAACCTACAGTCAAGTACTGATTAGATTTCAACTGAATACATCAGGAACGGTTTGGTGAAGGCTCCCATCTACGGACTAACATTTGCCGTTGCCCAAGCAATCCCTTACATGGTCAATGCTGCAATCTTCCGCTTTGGGTCCTGGCTTATTGCTCACTGTCACACAGAATATGAAAATGTTTTCCTGTGAGTATACATTCTGGTACTGTTATATCTCAAATGAATACATTCACACCAGGGTTGGGGTACATTCCATTtacattccagtcaattcaggaagtacactgaaattctAATTCCAGTTgtcttcaatgcttttcaatgaaGAAAATGTGGTGTTGGAATTGGGTTTTGAATTGACTGCAATTGAAATGGAATGTACCCCAACCCTGACTAGAACCCTTGGCTGCCACATTGTCACTACACGGTAATAtaaaaataatagtaataatataattataacattcatttggtgggtgcttatatttgtcctatttcacacacgTGTATTAATGCACatgtgtgttttttgcatatcccaaatCTCCCTGAGACAGCCTCGTTGAGTTGGGTCATGACCAGGGTCTGCCGATATAGTGGCAGTGATAGTACAACATTGTCCTTTTCTTTCGCAGTGTGTTTTCTGTGATCATATTTGCTGCCATGAACATAGGAGAATCAGCATCTTTTGCTCCTGACTTTGCCAAAGCGAAAGCAGCTGCAGGGAGAATTCTTGGCTTGTTGGATAAGAAACCAGAGATTGACATTtacagtgaggagggagagaagccAGTGAGTGAGATATAATGTGTCTTACTCTAATATAAACATAAAAACAATGATATAACATTGTGTTTTTTCTGGGACAATGGTATAACATTGTGTTTTGTCTGGGACAATAATCTGGAAGGAAAATGTTGTCTTTTCCAGACAGACTTTGTCGGGGACATTGAGTTCCGAGGGATCCACTTTGCGTACCCGACCCGTCAGAACGTGAGGGTTCTCCAGGGGTTGAACGTGTCAGTGGGGCCTGGTCAGACCCTGGCCCTGGTCGGGGAGAGTGGCTGTGGTAAAAGCACCTCCATACAACTACTGGAGCGCTTCTATAGCCCTGCTGAAGGACAAGTGGTGAGACCAACACCAAAAATAATCTAATCATAAATGTAATATAAAGCACGCTTTCAAGACTATTTCAAAGTGCTAAACCAGTATACTGTGAATTGGAATGCAACAAATATAGTAAAACTGTTAGGCCACTTTTTAGCATTTTAATATTTAATATTTGTGAAGGTTGGCCTAAATCTGTGCTATTATTGTGGTGTCTCAGTTAATGAAGGGGTTGACCTAAATCTGTGGTATTATTGTGGTGTCTCAGTTAGTGGATGGGTTGGATACTAAGACCCTGAAgctgtcgtggctgaggtctcaGCTGGGCCTGGTGTCCCAGGAGCCCATCCTGTTCGACTGCAGCATCTCAGAGAACATCCAGTACGGGGACAACAGCAGAGAGGTCTCCCAGGATGAGATAGAGGAGGCAGCCAAGAACGCCAACATCCATGACTTCATCATGGGCCTGCCAGAGGTATAGTAACAGtatagtgagggagatgggaggagacaggataGGCTGTAGATGTAGGATGATATTTGAAGTCTTCTCAAAGGGGATCCAAAAAATGTCACTGGTGAGGTCACAGTAGAACTTAAACTAATGTCTCTAAAGATATTCATATAGAATAGCTATTGACTAGCCCAAGACGGGCTGTTATGACTTTATATTTTAATTTATATTTTAAAAGTGTTCAATATAGACAAACACTATaaattgtgttgttgtttttgtcagaaATACAATACCAGGGTTGGGGACAAGGGGACCCAGATGTCTGGAGGTCAGAAACAGAGGATAGCCATCGCCAGAGCACTGGTCAGGCAGCCTAAAGTACTGCTGCTGGATGAAGCCACTTCTGCCCTGGACACAGAGAGTGAGAAGGTAAGTCACATGGACATTGAGTGCCGACCATCTCATTTTCTACCTATTCATTAATTCATTAATTACTTAATGGCCTGGTCACACACAAAAGCTTATCTTCACACAGTatgtcctctccctccttcccaaataacctctctgtctttctgtttcctctctccctatccctccctcccccagattGTCCAACAGGCCTTAGACGCCGCCCGGCAGGGCCGCACCTGCATCGTGATCGCCCATCGCCTGTCTACCATCCAGAACGCAGACCAGATAGCAGTAATTCAGTATGGTCAGGTGACAGAGCAGGGTACACATACTGACCTCATGGCTAAAGGGGGGGCTTACTATGCCCTGGTCAACGCCCAGGTCAACCACTAACTCATATTCAGATTGATGTTTTGCAGCGTATGTACTGTTCTGTTGAATGTTGTTTTGTGAGCTCTTTTTATTGAGCTGCACTTCTTAGCCAGGTCCCCCTTGAGAAAGAGGTCTCCTGTCCATAATGGGActtcctggttaaatgaaggttattTATAAAAATGTATAAAGAATAAGGAATCTATATGGCAGCCATAACTCACTTTGAACGGACTGCTAAAATGATGTTCAATTGCATGATACAAACTGTCTCAGTGTCAATTGGTTTGATCACATGTAGGTGGTGCACTGAAATGTAGCCTATTGGTTACTCACTGTATTACTCACTTTAGCAGTAATGCTGGAGCACGGACATCAGCTAAAATAAGTTTTGATAAGCTGCCTCGAATGAATGAACTGTTCTTGACCATGGCACCTTTCATTGTCTGAAGACAACAGGTACAGTATGTATTTCTATAAGAAAAACAGAGACACATTATCACAGTTAAATGTCTGGATAAAAGCAGTGATTGGGAAAGGTTGTCTACCTGTAAATATGAGAGGTTGATGTTCAGAAGACTGTTGTATGTTATTGTATACTGTGATATTTTGATTATTTTAAACAGGGACACTATGCTCTAAAAGGCAAAGTATGCATTTGAAGAATATCTATATTTTTAAATGATTACACTATGTAAGGCTGTTACTTGTTTGTAAATATGCATTCAAATAAAACTATCCATCCCATAACATGTAATTTTTTACCTGATTCTAAAGTGACATAATGATTTAACTACAATCTAAATGAGATTGTGGGGAATATGtcaatacattttcaaataaACTTGGAACTCGTTCATTTTAAATGAGACTAAATAGGCTACTGAAGTCTACAGAGGGCTGATGGACACAAGATGGCGCCCGTTGCCAATGAAACACGTTAGTGGGGTAGTAGAACTTCCAAAAGACTTCAATTCGATTGAGGCTACATTTAGCGGCATTTGAAATAGGCCTATCTCCAACCACGGCTAACTTCGGTAAAAAGGACACTTGTTTTCCaactgtaaaataaggtttaaataaCACTAGGTGGCATAATTGTAGAAATATATGACCACGTCGTTTTAGTCTAGTGTTATGGAAATGATCTTATTTGGTTTACATTCCCCCCAAAAATGGTGTAAAGGTAACATTTCTTATCTTGCACCCCGGCAACATTAATTGAATTGAATTCAACCTCCCGAATTCAATCAGAAATAATAGTCTACAGCTGGCCATAagaaaattattttaaaaaacacGTTAAAATATTTTTGTTTGTCATCAAAATCGTAAAATTATAAAATCGCGATAGTCCCAGGCTTGGTGTTAAACGATGTCGGCCTATTTCAAAAGGCCCAACATGAAGCGTTGAACCAGTTATCCCTATCGTACATGCCCTTCTCAGTCAAGTCAACCTAAAACATTTTGGGAGACATGTATTATTCTTTGCCAATGTATTCACTTCGTTACATAATTGTTTTATTAAGAGTTCTAAGAGTTTTATATATTAACGTAGCCTACATTTTTCCCACAGCAGGTGAAACATGCACCGCTGCACTGTTTCCCAAATCCAGTAGCTGATTTGGTTCTGTTGCCGAGATTACTCAAATATATACTATAGACAGGCTATAGTTGTTTTTAAgcaataaatataatatattattTCGTGGGAATAATTTTGTGGCTCTAAAGAAGTTTTGCACTACAATAAATATAATAAGTATTATGATGGAAATTATTTGACGGATCTACAAAAGTTTTGCGCCTCAACTTTTCCATCCGACTTTTGCCCATTTTATTTTTGGTTTTGTTTGAATACCGCTGATATTAATAACATCCTATACATATTACCTTATGGCAAATTAACAAGTGCTGTAAACTTATACATATTAGAAAGAAACTACTTCTGTCTATTTCTAAAAGTGACACGTTACATTTGCAACCAAATATGGAACAGGTTTTAAGCACGCAGCATTTTCTTTATCTGGACGCGAGCTTTTATGTTCAGAAAATGAGATAGGGCCACAAGAAAATTATAATACTTAAAATAGTAGTTACAGTATTTATTTTTCAAACATGGTCATGCAATCCAGCTAAAATGTTTGTTATTAATGTGGATGTTCGTTTACTCAAACTACCCAAACTGTCAGACACGTATCTTGGCGTGGAAACGTCACCTGCTTGACACAATTTTCTATATACTTTTATTATAATTGCCCATCCGTAATAACTTAGAATTTagaattgtatttgtttttataTAAAATGTTTTGCACATCTGGATGTAAAACGTCACAGAAAGAAAGCTCAGCGCTAATACTAATTTATTAAGAAAAACTAAACCTATGGTTTAAGCTATGAAATTCTGATGAAATAATATGTTCTATTAAATAGTTTGTTTGAACTTTCTTATTTGTTTAAGAAGCAGCAGATCGGAGAATCAACGACATTTGATTGAATGAACTTGTAATTGTACATAAAAATGAATGTGCAGCATCGGCCTATGTCAACTATTTATGAAATTGCCACAGCATAGCAACATTTTGGATGGGCTCTACCAGTAACAATTTTAGCCTACTTCTAAATGGCAGAGAATAGCTTTGTCGACTGTGCCAATGACGTGTTCAATTTCAATTAGGAAGCAAACAAACTCAGTCTAAACGAATTGATTCTGAATCCATACCGACTTTATTGAGTGGCTTAAATTAGAAAGCCAGTCTCTGAGAAATTATGCTTGTGAATTTAACGTCACTTTACAACATGCTTACTTAAATTAAAAGATGAGAATAATAAACAGTGAATGATTTCGAAATCTTCTTACAAATAAATTCAAAGTGCGTCTATTAAAAGACTCAGAAATACAAGTAAAACTCGTGGTTAAATATAACTCCCGACAATAACATTTTTTATAtcctgacaaacaaacaaaacaaaataaaacaataatgTCAAAATACACTTCCGTACATGTTCAGATATTTACTAGAGCCAAATGTACAACTAGAAATGACTATACAAAATCGTCTCATGGACAAATACATAACTCACCTTTACATTGGTGCGGAATACTTTTCTAGGCTATTACATTTCTCATTATATACAGCCTTGCAGTGACGTGAAATGGAAGTATTCATTACAAACTTGGACAGGCTCTTTCTGATATTATCCGTGGAGCGTTTAAC
Proteins encoded:
- the abcb5 gene encoding ATP-dependent translocase ABCB1 isoform X3, with protein sequence MGREDGDMPDSLPTIPEEVFAKGYPNLAFHEDKKPQERMTEGQPTVDTERKPKKGLGRKKKEPAKAVGFFQLFRYATGCEVLLMIIGLLCAALHGIALPLMCVVFGQMTDSFVQSGQQLNLTANFPVEEISALLNSTDGCIQIPGVDIEALMTRHAYYFIGIGCAVFLLGTFQVMLFLLTATKQTKRIREKYFHAILHQQMSWFDTHQIGVLNVRLTDDINTINEGLGDKICVFVQFFCTFLSGFIIGFIFGWKLTLVILAVSPLLAGSAAVWSKILATLTSKELSAYAKAGAVAEEILVAIRTVVAFNGQKKAVERYERNLEDAKNFGIKKAITTNVSMGFTQFVIFGTYALAFWYGTKLSVDEPENYTIGKTITVFFSVMIGAFSLGQGAPNLEAIAKARGAAYEVYNTIDQPRPIDSSSKEGHKPDCVKGDIEFKNIHFSYPSRKDVNILQGVNLTVPRGKTIALVGASGCGKSTTIQLLQRFYDPDSGEITLDGRDIRTLNVKWLRENMGIVSQEPVLFGTTIAENIRYGREDATDEDIERAVREANAYDFISKLPDKLNTMVGERGAQLSGGQKQRIAIARALVKNPKILLLDEATSALDTQSESVVQAALDKARAGRTTIVIAHRLSTIRTADVIAGFSNGEVVEQGTHRELMAKKGVYYSLVMQQSQGKPEEDEEDPVEEDNPPKYEDLDSVLYDSSDMDELEVGNEEGIENGGFEKNSISSGRVEMKTTRRKSKKSKKDKKEKKPDEAPDIPFTRILALNKPEWPYMLVGTLSSLVGGAVYPCVAIIFAKIIGVFSEVDPEVKRQKTMMFSLLFLLIGGVAFVTYFLKGYMFGKSGELLTMRLRRQVFHAMMRQEIGWFDDNNNAVGVLTTRLATDASLVKGATGSRLGLATNTVCALTIAIVVAFIHSWQLTLLILACVPFLIGANFIQMRAMAGHASKDQGALEQSGKISTETVENFKTVVGLTREDVFFHKFMDSLERPYQNGLVKAPIYGLTFAVAQAIPYMVNAAIFRFGSWLIAHCHTEYENVFLVFSVIIFAAMNIGESASFAPDFAKAKAAAGRILGLLDKKPEIDIYSEEGEKPTDFVGDIEFRGIHFAYPTRQNVRVLQGLNVSVGPGQTLALVGESGCGKSTSIQLLERFYSPAEGQVLVDGLDTKTLKLSWLRSQLGLVSQEPILFDCSISENIQYGDNSREVSQDEIEEAAKNANIHDFIMGLPEKYNTRVGDKGTQMSGGQKQRIAIARALVRQPKVLLLDEATSALDTESEKIVQQALDAARQGRTCIVIAHRLSTIQNADQIAVIQYGQVTEQGTHTDLMAKGGAYYALVNAQVNH
- the abcb5 gene encoding ATP-dependent translocase ABCB1 isoform X4; this encodes MGREDGDMPDSLPTIPEGYPNLAFHEDKKPQERMTEGQPTVDTERKPKKGLGRKKKEPAKAVGFFQLFRYATGCEVLLMIIGLLCAALHGIALPLMCVVFGQMTDSFVQSGQQLNLTANFPVEEISALLNSTDGCIQIPGVDIEALMTRHAYYFIGIGCAVFLLGTFQVMLFLLTATKQTKRIREKYFHAILHQQMSWFDTHQIGVLNVRLTDDINTINEGLGDKICVFVQFFCTFLSGFIIGFIFGWKLTLVILAVSPLLAGSAAVWSKILATLTSKELSAYAKAGAVAEEILVAIRTVVAFNGQKKAVERYERNLEDAKNFGIKKAITTNVSMGFTQFVIFGTYALAFWYGTKLSVDEPENYTIGKTITVFFSVMIGAFSLGQGAPNLEAIAKARGAAYEVYNTIDQPRPIDSSSKEGHKPDCVKGDIEFKNIHFSYPSRKDVNILQGVNLTVPRGKTIALVGASGCGKSTTIQLLQRFYDPDSGEITLDGRDIRTLNVKWLRENMGIVSQEPVLFGTTIAENIRYGREDATDEDIERAVREANAYDFISKLPDKLNTMVGERGAQLSGGQKQRIAIARALVKNPKILLLDEATSALDTQSESVVQAALDKARAGRTTIVIAHRLSTIRTADVIAGFSNGEVVEQGTHRELMAKKGVYYSLVMQQSQGKPEEDEEDPVEEDNPPKYEDLDSVLYDSSDMDELEVGNEEGIENGGFEKNSISSGRVEMKTTRRKSKKSKKDKKKEKKPDEAPDIPFTRILALNKPEWPYMLVGTLSSLVGGAVYPCVAIIFAKIIGVFSEVDPEVKRQKTMMFSLLFLLIGGVAFVTYFLKGYMFGKSGELLTMRLRRQVFHAMMRQEIGWFDDNNNAVGVLTTRLATDASLVKGATGSRLGLATNTVCALTIAIVVAFIHSWQLTLLILACVPFLIGANFIQMRAMAGHASKDQGALEQSGKISTETVENFKTVVGLTREDVFFHKFMDSLERPYQNGLVKAPIYGLTFAVAQAIPYMVNAAIFRFGSWLIAHCHTEYENVFLVFSVIIFAAMNIGESASFAPDFAKAKAAAGRILGLLDKKPEIDIYSEEGEKPTDFVGDIEFRGIHFAYPTRQNVRVLQGLNVSVGPGQTLALVGESGCGKSTSIQLLERFYSPAEGQVLVDGLDTKTLKLSWLRSQLGLVSQEPILFDCSISENIQYGDNSREVSQDEIEEAAKNANIHDFIMGLPEKYNTRVGDKGTQMSGGQKQRIAIARALVRQPKVLLLDEATSALDTESEKIVQQALDAARQGRTCIVIAHRLSTIQNADQIAVIQYGQVTEQGTHTDLMAKGGAYYALVNAQVNH